In Ascaphus truei isolate aAscTru1 unplaced genomic scaffold, aAscTru1.hap1 HAP1_SCAFFOLD_838, whole genome shotgun sequence, the DNA window CCCCCACCATAcagaaacccccctccccccacaatacagaaacccccctcccccccatacagaaacccccctcccccccaccatacagaaacccccctcccccccaccatacagaaacccccctccccccaccatacagaaacccccctcccccccatacaggACCCTCCTCTCCGCACCTGAACTTTTCGTACTCCAGCATCACACATGGGCCACGTCCCGGCTGCCACGTGCCATTCACCTGCCAGGTCCCAAAGCGCCGCGGGTCCACAAAGCAGAGCGCTCGCCGCGGGGTGTCCTTGGTGTAGAAGAGCAGGTGGGCGTGTTTGGGGAGCGTGTCCTCGCGGCTCAGCTTGAAACTCCCGGACATGCCGAACCTGAAGACCACGTCCATGGCCTCTCCCTGCGTCGGGGCGAGGGTCAGCATCACCTCCTTTCCCCGGGACGTGGCGCGGATAGTGTACTCCGGGCAGCAAAATGGCACCTCCGCGTTCTTGCTAACCACAGACTTCTCCACCGCGCCCGCGAAACGCAGCTCTGCGCAGGCCACATTGACAAAGAGGCTGGCGAGATGAAGCTCTGGACCCTCCGGCATCTCTCTATAATTACCAAGAGCaaagagactgcgttacggagagagagactgcgttacggagagagagactgcgttacggagagagagactgcgttacggagagagagggagactgcgttacggagagagagactgcgttacggagagagagagactgcgttacggagagagggagagactgcgttacggagagagagagactgcgttacggagagagagggagactgcgttacggagagagagggagactgcgttacggagagagagggagactgcgttacggagagagagagactgcgttacggagagagagagactgcgttacggagagagagggagactgcgttacggagagagagagagactgcgttacggagagagagggggagactgcgttacggagagagagagagactgcgttacggagagagggagagactgcgttacggagagagagggagactgcgttacggagagagagggagactgcgttacggagagagagactgcgttacggggagagagagagagagactgcgttacggagagagagggagactgcgttacggagagagagagagactgcgttacggagagagagggagactgcgttacggagagagagggagactgcgttacggagagagagagagactgcgttacggagagagagagagactgcgttacggagagagggagagactgcgttacggagagagagggagagactgcgttacggagagagagagagactgcgttacggagagagggagagagactgcgttacggagagagagactgcgttacggagagagagggagactgcgttacggagagagagggagactgcgttacggagagagggagactgcgttacggagagagagagactgcgttacggagagagagagagactgcgttacggagagagagagactgcgttacggagagagggggagactgcgttacggagagagagagagactgcgttacggagagagagggagactgcgttacggagagagagagagactgcgttacggagagagaggagagactgcgttacggagagagagagactgcgttacggagagagagggggagactgcgttacggagagagagggagagactgcgttacggagagagagagagactgcgttacggagagagagggagagactgtgttacggagagagagggagactgcgttacggagagagagagactgcgttacggagagagggggagactgcgttacggagagagagggagagactgcgttatggagagagagggggagactgcgttatggagagagaggggagactgcgttacggagagagagagactgcgttacggagagagagagagactgcgttacggagagagggggagactgcgttacggagagagagagagagagactgcgttacggagagagagagggagactgcgttacggagagagagagagagactgcgttacggagagagggagagactgcgttacggagagagagggagactgcgttacggagagagggagactgcgttacggagagagagagactgtgttacggagagagagggggagactgcgttacggagagagagagactgcgttacggagagagagagactgcgttacggagagagagggggagactgcgttacggagagagagacagactgcgttacggagagagagggagactgcgttacggagagagagggggagactgcgttacggagagagagagactgcgttacggagagagagagagactgcgttacggagagagagggagagactgcgttacggagagagagggagactgcgttacggagagagagactgcgttacggagagagagagactgcgttacggagagagagggagagactgcgttacggagagagagacactgcgtTACGGAGaaagagactgcgttacggagagagagagactgcgttacggagagagggggagactgcgttacggagagagagagagactgcgttacggagagagagacagactgcgttacggagagagagggagactgcgttacggagagagagagagactgcgttacggagagagagagggagactgcgttacggagagagagggggagactgcgttacggagagagagagagagagactgcgttacggagagagagagactgtgttacggagagagagggggagactgcgttacggagagagagagagactgcgttacggagagagagagactgtgttacggagagagagagagactgcgttacggagagagagagactgtgttacggagagagaggggagactgcgttacggagagagagagagactgcgttacggagagagagagactgtgttacggagagaggggagactgcgttacggagagagagagactgcgttacggagagagagagactgcgttacggagagagagggggagactgcgttacggagagagagacagactgcgttacggagagagagggagactgcgttacggagagagagggggagactgcgttacggagagagagagactgcgttacggagagagagagagactgcgttacggagagagagggagagactgcgttacggagagagagggagactgcgttacggagagagagactgcgttacggagagagagagactgcgttacggagagagagggagagactgcgttacggagagagagacactgcgtTACGGAGaaagagactgcgttacggagagagagagactgcgttacggagagagggggagactgcgttacggagagagagagagactgcgttacggagagagagacagactgcgttacggagagagagggagactgcgttacggagagagagagagactgcgttacggagagagagagactgcgttacggagagagagagagactgcgttacggagagagagagactgcgttacggagagagagagagactgcgttacggagagagggagactgcgttacggagagagagggagactgcgttacggagagagagagactgcgttacggagagagagggagactgcgttacggagagagagagagactgcgttacggagagagggggagactgcgttacggagagagggggagactgcgttacggagagagagagagagactgcgttacggagagagagagagactgcgttacggagagagagagagactgcgttacggagagagagagagactgcgttacggagagagagggagactgcgttacggagagagagagagactgcgttacggagagagagactgctttacggagagagagagactgcgttacggagagaggggagactgcgttacggagagagggagagactgcgttacggagagagggagactgcgttacggagagagagagactgcgttacggagagagagagactgcgttacggagagagagagagactgcgttatggagagagagggagactgcgttacggagagagggagactgcgttacggagagagggagactgcgttacggagagagagagagactgcgttacggagagagggagactgcgttacggagagagagagactgcgttacggagagagggagagactgcgttacggagagagagagggagactgcgttacggagagagagagggagactgcgttacggagagagagagagagagaga includes these proteins:
- the LOC142486393 gene encoding endonuclease 8-like 1 — its product is MPEGPELHLASLFVNVACAELRFAGAVEKSVVSKNAEVPFCCPEYTIRATSRGKEVMLTLAPTQGEAMDVVFRFGMSGSFKLSREDTLPKHAHLLFYTKDTPRRALCFVDPRRFGTWQVNGTWQPGRGPCVMLEYEKF